GAAAAATGATAGTCAGGGACAAGCAGAGCGCGCTGAACGGAGGCCACATGTTAATATGCTCGTTTTGTTACCATTATTGAGTCTGTTAATCTGTTCATGTTTTACGAGAAAAGCGGATCGGGAACGCGACGATCAATCCCGTATTTGGTCCGATAACTGTTCTGGCTACACCTTCAATTATACCGATAAATTTAATAATGAGGATGATTGCAGAAATGACAGTGTAACAATTTATGGGAAAGTTAGATATTGTTCAATGCACAAAAAACTTCCCGGCAGTACCATTTGCTTTTTGGAAGGCGACTCCTTAAAGTTTAGCACGAGGGCCGACAAAAGGGGTTATTATGAGATTAAAATCAAAAGAGGGGTCTATAGTATTATAGCTGAGGGTTCGAGAGGTTCTCTGTTGATTCCCAGGGTGCTGTTAGGACAAATGGGGTGTTCAATGAATATTGACATGAAGCTGTTGCGCCACTACGTATTCATTCATTCGATGCAGTTGACCAGAAAGGATATCAGGCAAATCAAAAAGAACCGTAAGCGGAGTAAACACTAAGAAATACAAAAGATGGCTTTGGAATTGAGACCGACAATAACCACACTATTATTGATTTGGGCTTTAAGCGGTAGCACCCAATCAGTTTCTACAGTAAAACAAGAAGTTGAAAAATCTATTTCGGACTTTTTCATGGGAGATAAGGGTATTTTTGAACGCGTTCCCGATTCAGGTAAGGTGTATAGGTTCTTTTTTCAAGTCGACGTTAGCCGAACTGGTAACAGGAGGCTTTCTGTTACATCGATAAAAGCAAGCGATACAATTGCTTACAAACTTTATCCTGACAGCCATTTTCTGAAAACTCTTCAATGGAATGTTTATATGCATAAGAGGAAAAAAGCTAGCTTTATTATTCCTGTTGTACTGGACGTAATAAGCTCTAAAGGGAAAACGCATAAAAACGAACGATCCGATCAATTAAAGGCTTTTCGTTCGCTTTTTAAGAATGACGGGAATATTGAAGATTATATTTACTTCCGGCCTGTAGTATTTGTGATTAGTAAGCAGATGTTTGATTGAAAAGAAGGCCTGAACATTCGGTTTGAGCGGATCCTGGATAGCCCCTTTCGTCATTGAGATAGCGGATGTGCTGTGAATATCAATATGCTGCTATTGCGTCAATATTTGTTAATTCAGTCAATTCCGCTAACGAAGAAAGGATAGCTACCCTATTTTTCTCACTTTACCAAATACCCCCAGAGGAAGCTTGCTTCCGGCGGTCGCCTGGAGATACAGTTCGCCGGTCTCAAGGTTTTGCGGATCGGAGAGGGGGCCCCGGAGAAGATTTTCGACGATAACCGAGGAAAAGCCAAGAGAGTAGGTGTTCAGTATCAGGAAGTGCTCTTCCTCATCGAGAAGTCCGGCCACGTCCTGCATCATTTCGAGAATATGGTCCTCGAGCTTCCACTTTTCGCCGTTTGGTCCGTGACCATAAGCAGGAGGGTCGAGAATAATGCCATTGTATTTTTTTCCGCGTTTAATTTCACGTTTTACAAACTTGAGAGCATCCTCAACTACCCAGCGGATATCCTTTAGTCCCGAAATCTCCTGATTCTCGTTTGCCCACGTTACCACCTGTTTAATGGAATCAACGTGCGTGGTGTCGGCGCCTGCCGCTTTTGCGGCGAGAGAAGCGCCTCCGGTGTAGGCAAAAAGATTCAGTATCCGGGGTTGTTCCGTTTTAAACTGCCCGATCGTTTCCGAAATATAATCCCAGTTAACGGCTTGTTCGGGGAATACCCCTACATGTTTAAATGACGTAAGAGCAAGGCGAAGCTTTATAGAAATGTCATCATTTTTATAAGTGATATGCCAGCGGTCTGGTGTCCGTGCATTCTTCTTGATCCACTCACCCGAAGTGGCCGAACGCCCTTTAAAGCGGATGTCGTGCAGCTTTTGCCACTCCGACTCCGGTAATTGCTTCGCCCATACAGCCTGAGGTTCAGGTCGTATAAGAGTGATGTTTCCAAAGCGTTCAAGCTTTTCAAAATCGCCGCAATCTATCAGTTCGTAATCTTTCCAGTGCCGGGGAGTAAGTAATGAGATCATTTAAGTGAAAATCTTAAGGCACCAAAGGTAAGGATTCGCCGCCAGCAATCTTCTACAATTTTTCCTTTGCTGCCTGTGTAAACTTGCTGGCAAATACAAAGTCGTTCACCTCGCGGTTGTCTGTATGAGCAATTTCCTTGTTCGATCCTTCCCATTCCTTCATGCCGTTGAAAAGGAAAATGATATGTTCGCCGATACCCATTACCGAATTCATGTCGTGAGTAACTACCACCGTGGTGATGTTATATTCGGCGGTAATCTCATTAATAAGCTCGTCGATCAGGATGGCAGTCTTTGGGTCGAGGCCCGAGTTTGGCTCGTCGACAAAAAGATATTTAGGCTGCATGGAAATGGCTCTCGCAATGCCGACTCTTTTTTTCATACCGCCCGAAAGCTCGGCCGGATACAGTTTATTTTTTCCGCTCAGATCAACCCTTTCAAGACAGAAGTTTACTCTTTCGAGTTTTTCCTCCCGGGATTGAGTCGTAAACATATTAAGCGGAAACATCACATTTTCCTCAACGGTCATGGAGTCGAACAACGCAGAGTTTTGAAAAAGCATCCCAATTTCTTTGCGTATATCAATGCGTTCTTCAGTATTCAGGCGCGTGAAATCCCGACCGTCGTATATAACAGATCCCTGATCAGGCGCATGAAGTCCCACCATGCATTTCAGCAACGTGGTCTTTCCTGAACCGGAGCCCCCGATGATCAGGTTGTTCATGCCATCTTTGAAGGTAGCAGATATTCCCTTAAGAACATAGTTGTCGTCGAATGATTTATGAATGTCTTTTATTTCTATCATAGCATCAGGCCTGTAATAACATAATCGGCACAAAGAATAGCAATACAGCTGGTAACAACGGTCTTGGTGCTCGCCCTGCCTACTTCCAGCGCGCTGCCTTTTACGTAAAATCCCTGGTAAGACGACACCGAAGTGATAATGAATCCAAAAAAGAAAGCTTTTACGAGGGCCACAACGATCGTGTAAGGATTAAAGCCTTCGGTGATACCCCTGTAGTAATCGGCTCCCGAAATTGCGCCCGAAAAAGCACCTCCAAGATATCCTCC
The window above is part of the Arcticibacter tournemirensis genome. Proteins encoded here:
- a CDS encoding class I SAM-dependent methyltransferase, which encodes MISLLTPRHWKDYELIDCGDFEKLERFGNITLIRPEPQAVWAKQLPESEWQKLHDIRFKGRSATSGEWIKKNARTPDRWHITYKNDDISIKLRLALTSFKHVGVFPEQAVNWDYISETIGQFKTEQPRILNLFAYTGGASLAAKAAGADTTHVDSIKQVVTWANENQEISGLKDIRWVVEDALKFVKREIKRGKKYNGIILDPPAYGHGPNGEKWKLEDHILEMMQDVAGLLDEEEHFLILNTYSLGFSSVIVENLLRGPLSDPQNLETGELYLQATAGSKLPLGVFGKVRKIG
- a CDS encoding ABC transporter ATP-binding protein, which produces MIEIKDIHKSFDDNYVLKGISATFKDGMNNLIIGGSGSGKTTLLKCMVGLHAPDQGSVIYDGRDFTRLNTEERIDIRKEIGMLFQNSALFDSMTVEENVMFPLNMFTTQSREEKLERVNFCLERVDLSGKNKLYPAELSGGMKKRVGIARAISMQPKYLFVDEPNSGLDPKTAILIDELINEITAEYNITTVVVTHDMNSVMGIGEHIIFLFNGMKEWEGSNKEIAHTDNREVNDFVFASKFTQAAKEKL